One part of the Heptranchias perlo isolate sHepPer1 unplaced genomic scaffold, sHepPer1.hap1 HAP1_SCAFFOLD_313, whole genome shotgun sequence genome encodes these proteins:
- the LOC137311235 gene encoding processed variable antigen-like translates to MEKEEITEKGVSTGKGESMEKAESTENGESTENGESVEKGESMEKGDKKGESTEKGESTEKGESTEKRERIEKGESTEKGESIEKGENTEKGKSIEKGESTEKGESTEKRESTEKGESIEKGVSIEKRESTEKGESTERKEKIRRMDYRGKGESIEKGESVEKGESMEKGDSTVKEESSERKEIIRRKDYRGKKVESTEKGESTEKGESTEKGESMEKEESTEKGESTGKGESMEKEESTEKGENMEREHRERGEFRER, encoded by the exons ATGGAGAAGGAAGAGATTACGGAGAAAGGAGTgagtacggggaaaggagagagtatggagaaagcagagagtacagagaacggagagagtacagagaacggagagagtgtcgagaaaggagagagtatggagaagggAGATA agaaaggagagagtacagagaaaggagagagtacggagaaaggagagagtacggagaaaagggagagaatagagaaaggagagagtacggagaaaggagagagtatagagaaaggagagaatacggagaaaggaaagagtattgagaaaggagagagtacggagaaaggagagagtacagagaaaagagagagtacggagaaaggagagagtatagagaaaggagtgagtatagagaaaagagagagtacggagaaaggagagagtactgagagaaaggagaaaataaggagaatggattacagagggaaaggagagagtatcgagaaaggagagagtgtagagaaaggagagagtatggagaagggAGATAGTACGGTGAAAGAAGAGAGTTCTGAGAGAAAGGAGATAATAAGGAGAAAGGATTACAGAGGGAAA aaagtagagagtacagagaaaggtgagagtacagagaaaggtgagagtacagagaaaggagagagtatggagaaggaagagagtacggagaaaggagagagtacggggaaaggagagagtatggagaaagaagagagtacggagaaaggagagaatatggagagagagcacagagaaaggggagagtttaGAGAAAGGTGA